One window of Vibrio atlanticus genomic DNA carries:
- a CDS encoding malate synthase: MNMLTFDKTEIQKQTKPFIAEAVFAVETISAKQQTEKQLKAKQLLDRLFPLENGSHQDVTSYVVDYRHIMAYFKDGQHSGLKHPKQFVAYMGEKCDPDSILFRDSSGSHLEVMFGCHKGTGCIELVDIDDIQLESCTTFGQSPMETVQTNTERQGITTAIRHWISLVQGDEKGKPKACSEDKEFRAKSGEDYCLNYCYAL, encoded by the coding sequence ATGAATATGCTTACATTCGATAAAACAGAAATCCAAAAACAAACAAAACCATTTATCGCTGAAGCTGTCTTTGCCGTGGAGACTATCAGTGCCAAACAGCAAACTGAGAAGCAACTCAAAGCAAAGCAACTGCTAGACAGATTGTTCCCATTAGAGAACGGCTCACATCAAGATGTAACGAGCTACGTAGTTGATTACCGCCATATCATGGCTTATTTCAAAGATGGCCAACACAGTGGTCTAAAGCATCCTAAGCAGTTTGTAGCTTACATGGGTGAGAAGTGTGACCCAGACTCAATCTTGTTCCGAGATAGCAGTGGAAGCCATTTAGAAGTGATGTTTGGTTGTCATAAAGGGACGGGGTGTATTGAATTGGTCGATATCGATGATATTCAGTTAGAGTCGTGCACCACGTTTGGTCAGTCGCCAATGGAAACGGTACAAACGAATACTGAGCGTCAAGGCATCACTACAGCAATACGTCACTGGATCAGCCTAGTTCAAGGTGATGAGAAGGGTAAACCAAAAGCATGCAGCGAAGACAAAGAGTTCCGAGCTAAGAGCGGTGAGGATTACTGTCTTAACTATTGCTACGCCCTTTAA
- a CDS encoding GGDEF domain-containing protein yields the protein MKKDEFQKSTANLKKAVPLMMKNRVSTTPANYALWYTYVDNAIPQLTKDMDGILEYYGICPPAVGEQLYNNYVASKSETNINDLRANLELLVSEVSNSMNDTLTDTSAFSEMIDKSFEDLARVDNESLSIDEVMSLVRQLVSESRHIRHSTQFLNSQLNSATSEITKLKSQLVEVQKDALFDSTTTLYNRRSFDRDIETLCEAKQPLCLILLDIDHFKNFNDTYGHLFGDMVLKGIARKLKQMCREGIAAYRFGGEEFAIIVPNKSLRIARQLADTNRRSLEKLSIKDRRSGQQVGSITASFGVAELEPGESAQSLIERADKLLYEAKSLGRNRVMPL from the coding sequence ATGAAAAAAGACGAATTTCAAAAATCCACCGCAAATCTAAAAAAAGCGGTGCCTCTTATGATGAAGAACCGGGTGTCTACTACACCTGCAAATTACGCACTTTGGTACACCTATGTTGACAATGCTATCCCACAGCTGACAAAAGACATGGATGGTATCTTGGAATACTATGGCATTTGTCCTCCAGCCGTTGGTGAGCAGCTTTACAATAATTATGTTGCTAGCAAGTCTGAAACGAATATCAATGACCTCCGCGCCAATTTAGAATTGTTGGTCTCGGAAGTTTCGAATTCGATGAATGACACACTGACCGATACCTCTGCTTTTTCTGAGATGATTGATAAAAGCTTCGAAGATTTAGCCCGCGTTGACAATGAAAGTTTATCGATCGATGAAGTCATGTCTTTAGTTCGTCAGTTAGTTTCTGAATCTCGTCATATTCGTCACTCTACTCAATTTTTAAATTCTCAGTTGAATTCTGCGACATCAGAAATCACTAAGCTAAAGTCTCAGCTAGTCGAAGTGCAGAAAGATGCACTCTTTGACAGCACAACGACACTCTATAACCGTCGCTCTTTCGACCGTGATATAGAAACCTTGTGTGAAGCGAAACAACCTCTGTGTTTAATTCTTCTCGATATCGATCATTTTAAAAACTTCAACGACACTTATGGCCACCTATTTGGTGACATGGTTCTTAAAGGCATTGCGCGCAAATTGAAACAAATGTGCCGTGAAGGTATTGCTGCTTACCGGTTTGGTGGTGAAGAGTTCGCGATAATCGTGCCAAACAAATCATTACGCATTGCACGTCAGCTTGCAGACACCAACCGCCGCTCTCTAGAAAAGCTATCGATTAAAGATCGTCGTAGCGGGCAACAGGTAGGTAGTATCACCGCATCGTTTGGTGTTGCTGAACTTGAACCCGGTGAATCGGCACAATCACTGATCGAACGCGCTGATAAGCTACTTTACGAAGCGAAGTCACTTGGTCGAAATAGAGTGATGCCGCTGTAA
- the cspE gene encoding transcription antiterminator/RNA stability regulator CspE yields MSNTNTGTVKWFNEEKGFGFISQDNGGADVFVHFRAIASEGFKTLKEGQKVSFEVENGQKGLQAANVVAQ; encoded by the coding sequence ATGTCTAACACAAATACTGGCACTGTAAAATGGTTTAACGAAGAGAAAGGTTTCGGTTTCATTTCTCAAGACAACGGCGGCGCTGACGTATTCGTACACTTCCGTGCTATCGCTTCTGAAGGTTTCAAAACTCTGAAAGAAGGCCAAAAGGTTTCTTTCGAAGTTGAAAACGGTCAAAAAGGCCTACAAGCAGCAAACGTTGTTGCTCAATAA
- a CDS encoding cytosine deaminase, giving the protein MTTLLIKNAKLQDQEGLKQILIENGQFSRILDNDAQITHQGDILDAEGGIAVSPFCEPHIHLDTTQTAGEPNWNISGTLFEGIERWAERKELLSIEDVKSRAKQTLKWQIANGVQHVRTHVDVSDPTLVALRAMVEVREEMKEWVDIQIVAFPQEGILSYPNGKELLEEAVKIGADVIGAIPHFEFTREYGVESLHYVFELARKYDCLIDVHCDEIDDEQSRFVETLAALAHKFEMGEKVTASHTTAMGSYNGAYASRLFRLLKMSGINFVANPLMNIHLQGRFDDYPKRRGVTRVKEMLAANINVCFGHDDVFDPWYPLGTANMLQVLHMGLHVTQVMGYDQINTSLDLISKNSARTLHIQDNYGIEEGKPGSLLILPADNGFDAVRRQVPVQYSIRHGKIIAETQPAKTKINLDKTEDINFKR; this is encoded by the coding sequence ATGACAACCTTATTAATCAAGAACGCGAAACTTCAAGACCAAGAGGGCTTGAAACAGATTCTGATTGAAAATGGTCAATTTTCTCGCATTCTCGATAATGACGCTCAAATCACTCATCAAGGTGACATCCTTGATGCTGAAGGTGGTATTGCAGTTTCTCCTTTCTGTGAACCGCACATCCACCTAGATACTACGCAAACGGCTGGAGAACCTAACTGGAACATCTCTGGTACTTTGTTTGAAGGTATTGAGCGTTGGGCTGAGCGTAAAGAATTGTTATCAATCGAAGACGTAAAGTCTCGTGCCAAGCAAACACTGAAATGGCAGATAGCGAACGGGGTTCAACACGTGCGTACACACGTTGATGTGTCAGACCCAACGTTAGTGGCGTTAAGAGCGATGGTTGAAGTCCGCGAAGAGATGAAAGAGTGGGTCGACATCCAAATCGTTGCATTTCCTCAAGAAGGCATTCTTTCATACCCCAACGGCAAAGAGTTGCTTGAAGAAGCTGTGAAGATCGGTGCTGACGTTATCGGTGCTATCCCTCACTTTGAATTCACTCGTGAATACGGCGTTGAATCTCTGCATTACGTGTTCGAGCTTGCACGCAAGTACGACTGCCTGATCGACGTTCACTGTGATGAGATTGACGATGAACAATCTCGCTTCGTTGAAACGCTGGCAGCCCTTGCGCACAAATTCGAAATGGGTGAGAAGGTAACGGCAAGCCATACCACAGCGATGGGGTCTTATAACGGTGCTTACGCATCTCGCTTGTTCCGTCTATTGAAGATGTCTGGTATCAACTTCGTGGCTAACCCGTTAATGAATATTCACTTACAGGGTCGCTTCGACGACTACCCGAAACGTCGTGGCGTAACGCGTGTTAAAGAGATGCTCGCAGCAAATATCAATGTGTGTTTCGGCCACGATGATGTGTTTGACCCATGGTACCCACTGGGTACAGCGAATATGCTTCAAGTTCTGCACATGGGACTGCACGTAACGCAAGTGATGGGCTACGACCAAATCAACACCTCACTTGATTTGATCAGCAAGAACTCAGCACGCACACTGCATATCCAAGACAACTACGGCATTGAAGAAGGTAAGCCAGGAAGCTTACTAATTCTTCCTGCAGATAACGGTTTTGATGCAGTACGTCGCCAAGTTCCAGTGCAGTACTCTATTCGCCACGGAAAAATAATCGCAGAGACTCAACCAGCTAAGACTAAAATTAATTTAGATAAGACTGAAGATATCAACTTCAAACGATAA
- a CDS encoding cytosine permease: MAADNNYSLGPVPTSARKGVASLTMVMLGLTFFSASMWTGGSLGTGLSFNDFFLAVLIGNSLMFIFGAAGAAATGQADISDVMIAQGLLLPAIIVLGLNIWTTNENALYASGLGLSNITGRSSTTMSIINGIIGTIFALWLYNNFVGWLTFLSLAIPPIGGVIIADFFANRKRYKDFANAEFQTVNWAGIIAVATGVAAGHFLPGIVPLNAVFGGAISYLVLNPLLNKKALKSQAA; encoded by the coding sequence ATGGCTGCGGATAATAACTACAGTCTAGGGCCGGTTCCTACATCGGCTAGGAAAGGAGTTGCTTCACTCACCATGGTAATGCTTGGACTCACTTTCTTCTCTGCAAGTATGTGGACAGGTGGTTCACTCGGGACAGGTCTTTCTTTCAACGATTTCTTCCTCGCCGTTCTCATCGGTAACTCGCTGATGTTTATCTTCGGCGCAGCAGGCGCAGCAGCAACCGGTCAGGCTGATATTTCAGATGTGATGATCGCGCAAGGTCTACTGCTTCCAGCCATCATCGTGCTTGGCTTGAATATCTGGACAACCAATGAAAATGCACTTTATGCGTCAGGTCTGGGTTTATCTAACATCACAGGTCGCTCAAGTACTACAATGTCTATCATTAACGGCATTATCGGTACGATTTTCGCGCTTTGGTTATACAACAACTTCGTTGGTTGGTTAACCTTCCTTTCGCTAGCGATTCCACCCATTGGTGGCGTAATCATCGCCGACTTCTTCGCGAACCGTAAACGTTACAAAGATTTTGCAAATGCAGAGTTCCAAACCGTTAACTGGGCTGGCATTATCGCGGTAGCAACAGGCGTAGCCGCTGGTCACTTCCTACCTGGCATCGTTCCTTTGAATGCCGTGTTTGGTGGTGCAATCAGTTACCTCGTGCTAAATCCTCTATTGAACAAAAAAGCTCTGAAATCTCAGGCCGCTTAA
- a CDS encoding HlyD family secretion protein yields MLEGLAIWALFIYLLRLVGMPWNKGTKAFAYLGGTSWLLFVWVGLLNFTPMDLSGGSVVQSPHIQLRPDSTNVSGKTTKVHIRPNQDVIEGQLIYEIDDTKYVIARDKASVQLESANVALDTAHQEVSIAKVSYQSALEDIKASVAQIESAKTDLVLQSKTLSRYQRQNNVVEHTITETDIDQQTAKVDLATYNVTTLESQLSKKEVDAENAKLNIHKAETNVSKKQTEVDSAKATLAQAQWDLNSTKVTAPTDGFVTNFILREGQRVSMMPRIQMYTEEKYVLMRVNHQAIRNVKVGQPAEFATAVYPGKIFSATVEGIVEATGEAQASLLGIDEQVRVTTGRNLQNKHHFVRLKIDEAEGYDIPVGSVGLAWVSGEKPISFMAFLDVIRGIIIRMKSQLYFFYSI; encoded by the coding sequence ATGTTAGAAGGCTTGGCAATTTGGGCACTGTTCATTTACTTACTCAGACTTGTTGGTATGCCTTGGAACAAAGGCACCAAGGCGTTTGCATACCTAGGTGGTACATCTTGGTTGCTGTTTGTATGGGTTGGCCTACTCAATTTTACTCCGATGGATCTATCGGGAGGTTCAGTCGTTCAATCACCACACATTCAGCTACGTCCAGATTCAACCAATGTGTCAGGCAAAACAACCAAGGTTCACATTAGACCGAACCAAGACGTGATTGAAGGTCAGCTCATTTACGAAATTGATGACACCAAATATGTTATTGCAAGAGATAAGGCTAGCGTGCAACTTGAATCGGCGAACGTTGCTTTGGATACCGCTCACCAAGAAGTGAGCATCGCTAAAGTAAGCTATCAGTCAGCGCTTGAAGATATCAAAGCCTCTGTCGCACAAATTGAATCAGCAAAAACAGACTTAGTCCTTCAATCGAAGACTCTCTCTCGTTACCAGCGACAAAACAATGTTGTAGAACATACGATTACTGAGACTGACATCGACCAACAAACGGCAAAGGTAGACTTGGCAACGTATAACGTCACCACTTTGGAATCTCAACTGAGTAAGAAAGAAGTCGACGCCGAGAACGCGAAGTTAAACATCCACAAAGCAGAAACCAACGTCAGTAAGAAACAAACTGAGGTAGATTCGGCAAAAGCAACATTGGCTCAAGCTCAATGGGATTTGAACAGTACCAAAGTAACGGCGCCGACTGACGGCTTTGTAACTAATTTCATTCTTCGTGAAGGACAGCGAGTATCAATGATGCCTCGTATCCAAATGTACACTGAAGAAAAATACGTGTTAATGCGAGTGAATCACCAAGCTATTCGTAACGTAAAAGTGGGCCAACCTGCTGAGTTTGCAACGGCGGTATACCCAGGCAAGATATTCTCCGCAACCGTAGAAGGCATTGTTGAAGCGACGGGTGAAGCACAAGCTAGCCTATTAGGTATTGATGAACAAGTTCGTGTCACCACAGGTCGAAACCTTCAGAACAAGCACCACTTTGTCCGCTTAAAAATTGACGAGGCGGAAGGTTACGATATTCCAGTCGGCTCTGTAGGGTTAGCTTGGGTAAGCGGTGAGAAGCCGATCAGCTTTATGGCGTTCCTAGACGTAATACGGGGGATCATCATTAGAATGAAGTCCCAGTTATATTTCTTCTACTCGATCTAA